In a single window of the Poecile atricapillus isolate bPoeAtr1 chromosome 27, bPoeAtr1.hap1, whole genome shotgun sequence genome:
- the ACLY gene encoding ATP-citrate synthase isoform X2: protein MSAKAISEQTGKEFLYKYISTSSAIQNRFKYARVTPDTDWARLTQDHPWLLSERLVVKPDQLIKRRGKLGLVGINLTLDQVKAWLKQRLGQETTIANAKGILKNFLIEPFVPHKQEEEFYVCIYAAREGDYVLFHHEGGVDVGDVDAKAQKLLVAVDEKLSESDVKKHLLQHAPANKKEILASFICGLFNFYEDLYFTYLEINPLVVTQDGVYILDLAAKIDATADYICKVKWGDVEFPPPFGREAYPEATYIADLDAKSGASLKLTILNPKGRIWTMVAGGGASVVYSDTICDLGGVNELANYGEYSGAPSEQQTYDYAKTILSLMTREKHPEGKILIIGGSIANFTNVAATFKGIVRAIKDYQGPLKEHEVRIFVRRGGPNYQEGLRVMGEVGKTTGIPIHVFGTETHMTAIVGMALGHRPIPNQPPAAAHTANFLLNASGSPSTPAPSRTASFSESKPDGIAPAKKAKPTAPLDSIPASRSGSGKATALFSRHTKAIVWGMQTRAVQGMLDFDYICSRDEPSVAAMVYPFTGDHRQKFYWGHKEILIPVYKNMSDAMRKHPEVDVLINFASLRSAYDSTIETMNYPQIRTIAIIAEGIPEALTRKLIKTADKKGVTIIGPATVGGIKPGCFKIGNTGGMLDNILASKLYRPGSVAYVSRSGGMSNELNNIISRTTDGVYEGVAIGGDRYPGSTFMDHVLRYQDTPGVKMIVVLGEIGGTEEYKICRGIKEGRITKPVVCWCIGTCATMFSSEVQFGHAGACANQASETAVAKNQALKEAGVFVPRSFDELGEVIQSVYQDLVAKRVIEPAEEVPPPTVPMDYSWARELGLIRKPASFMTSICDERGQELIYAGMPITEVFKEEMGIGGVLGLLWFQRRLPRYACQFIEMCLMVTADHGPAVSGAHNTIVCARAGKDLVSSLTSGLLTIGDRFGGALDAAAKMFSKAFDSGIIPMEFVNKMKKEGKLIMGIGHRVKSINNPDMRVQILKDYVKQHFPATPLLDYALEVEKITTSKKPNLILNVDGFIGVAFVDVLRNCGSFTREEADEYIDIGALNGIFVLGRSMGFIGHYLDQKRLKQGLYRHPWDDISYILPEHMTM, encoded by the exons ATGTCAGCCAAAGCCATCTCAGAGCAGACGGGGAAGGAGTTCTTGTACAAGTACATCAGCACATCCTCTGCCATCCAGAACCGCTTCAAGTATGCCCGGGTCACCCCAGACACGGACTGGGCACGGCTCACCCAGGACCACCCGTGGCTCCTGAGCGAG CGTTTAGTGGTGAAGCCAGATCAGCTCATTAAGAGACGTGGGAAGCTTGGACTGGTTGGGATTAACCTCACTCTGGATCAGGTGAAGGCTTGGCTCAAGCAGCGCCTGGGCCAGGAAACTACG ATTGCTAATGCAAAAGGAATCCTAAAGAACTTTCTGATTGAACCCTTTGTCCCTCACAAACAG GAGGAAGAGTTCTATGTGTGCATATACGCTGCCCGTGAGGGAGACTATGTCCTCTTCCACCACGAAGGGGGTGTGGATGTGGGAGATGTGGATGCCAAAGCTCAGAAGCTGCTCGTGGCAGTGGATGAGAAGCTCAGTGAGTCAGATGTGAAGAAGCATCTACTGCAGCATGCACCAGCTAACAAGAAGGA AATCTTGGCCAGCTTCATCTGTGGCCTGTTCAACTTTTATGAAGATCTGTATTTTACGTACCTCGAGATCAATCCATTAG TGGTGACTCAGGATGGTGTTTACATCCTTGATTTGGCTGCGAAGATTGACGCGACGGCAGACTACATCTGCAAAGTGAAATGGGGGGATGTGGAGTTCCCCCCTCCTTTTGGCAGGGAAGCTTACCCTGAGGCAA CCTACATTGCTGATCTGGATGCCAAGAGTGGGGCTAGCCTGAAGCTTACGATCCTGAACCCCAAAGGCAGGATCTGGACCATGGTGGCTGGTGGTGGTGCTTCAGTGGTGTACAG tGACACCATTTGTGATCTGGGGGGTGTGAATGAACTGGCAAACTATGGGGAGTACTCAGGAGCCCCAAGTGAGCAGCAGACCTATGACTATGCTAAAACCATCCTCTCCCTCATGACCCGAGAGAAGCACCCAGAAG GGAAGATCCTGATTATTGGAGGTAGCATTGCAAACTTCACCAATGTAGCAGCCACCTTCAAA GGCATTGTGAGAGCAATTAAGGATTACCAAGGCCCTCTGAAGGAGCATGAGGTGAGGATCTTTGTACGAAGAGGAGGCCCAAATTACCAGGAAGGGTTACGTGTCATGGGAGAAGTCG GGAAGACCACAGGGATCCCCATCCATGTGTTTGGCACGGAGACCCACATGACTGCGATCGTGGGCATGGCACTGGGCCACCGGCCCATCCCCAACCAGCCGCCCGCCGCAGCCCACACCGCAAACTTCCTCCTCAACGCCAGCGGCAGCCCCTCG ACTCCAGCACCAAGCAGAACTGCCTCCTTCTCCGAGTCCAAACCAGATGGCATTGCTCCAGCTAAGAAGGCAAAACCAACAGCACCTCTTG ATTCAATCCCAGCCTCAAGATCTGGTTCAG GTAAAGCCACAGCACTGTTCAGCCGGCACACCAAGGCAATCGTGTGGGGGATGCAGACCCGGGCTGTCCAAGGAATGCTGGACTTTGATTATATTTGCTCCCGGGATGAACCCTCAGTGGCTGCCATGGTTTATCCGTTCAC TGGTGACCACAGACAGAAGTTCTACTGGGGCCACAAAGAAATCCTGATCCCAGTCTACAAGAACATGTCAGATGCCATGAGGAagcacccagaggtggatgTTCTCATCAACTTTGCGTCCCTGCGCTCTGCCTATGACAGCACTATCGAAACCATGAATTATCCCCAG ATCCGCACCATTGCCATTATTGCCGAGGGCATTCCAGAGGCCCTGACACGCAAACTGATCAAGACAGCTGATAAAAAGGGAGTCACCATCATTGGGCCTGCAACT GTTGGTGGGATTAAGCCAGGTTGCTTTAAAATAGGCAACACAGGAGGCATGTTGGATAACATCTTGGCATCGAAGCTGTACCGTCCTGGCAGCGTGGCCTACGTGTCCCGCTCTGGGGGGATGTCCAATGAGCTCAACAACATCATCTCCCGAACCACTGACGGGGTCTATGAGGGGGTGGCCATCGGAGGAGACAG ATATCCTGGTTCAACTTTTATGGATCATGTCTTGCGTTATCAGGATACTCCAGGAGTGAAGATGATTGTAGTACTTGGGGAG aTCGGAGGCACAGAAGAGTACAAGATCTGCAGGGGCATCAAAGAAGGCAGGATCACCAAGCCAGTGGTGTGCTGGTGCATTGGTACCTGTGCCACCATGTTCTCCTCAGAG GTACAGTTTGGCCATGCAGGAGCTTGTGCCAACCAGGCTTCTGAAACAGCTGTAGCAAAGAACCAAGCCTTAAAGGAAGCTGGAGTGTTTGTTCCCCGGAGTTTCGATGAGCTGGGAGAGGTCATTCA GTCTGTGTACCAGGATCTTGTGGCCAAAAGAGTGATTGAACCAGCTGAAGAAGTGCCTCCCCCAACTGTGCCAATGGATTACTCCTGGGCAAGG GAGCTGGGACTGATTCGCAAACCAGCTTCCTTCATGACCAGCATCTGTGACGAGCGAGGACAGGAGCTGATCTATGCTGGGATGCCCATCACCGAGGTCTTCAAAGAGGAGATGGGAATTGGAGGCGTTCTAGGCCTGCTCTGGTTTCAGAGGAG GTTACCCAGGTACGCCTGCCAGTTCATTGAGATGTGCCTGATGGTGACAGCAGACCATGGGCCAGCCGTGTCTGGAGCCCACAACACCAttgtctgtgccagggctggcaAAGATCTGGTTTCAAGCCTCACTTCAGGCCTTCTTACTATT GGTGACCGGTTTGGGGGAGCACTTGATGCTGCAGCCAAAATgttcagcaaagcttttgacAGTGGGATTATCCCCATGGAATTTGTGAataagatgaagaaagaagggaagCTGATCATGGGCATTGGACACCGAGTGAAATCA ATAAACAACCCCGACATGAGAGTTCAGATTCTCAAGGACTACGTGAAGCAGCACTTCCCAGCCACTCCGCTGCTGGACTACGCACTTGAAGTAGAAAAAATCACAACTTCCAAG AAACCAAACCTTATCCTGAACGTAGATGGCTTTATTGGAGTGGCCTTTGTTGACGTGCTCAGGAATTGTGGCTCTTTCACACG GGAAGAAGCAGATGAGTATATTGATATAGGAGCTCTCAATGGCATCTTTGTACTGGGCAGGAGTATGGGATTCATTG GACACTACCTGGACCAGAAGAGATTGAAGCAGGGTCTGTACCGTCACCCCTGGGATGACATATCCTACATCCTACCGGAGCACATGACCATGTGA
- the ACLY gene encoding ATP-citrate synthase isoform X3 → MSAKAISEQTGKEFLYKYISTSSAIQNRFKYARVTPDTDWARLTQDHPWLLSERLVVKPDQLIKRRGKLGLVGINLTLDQVKAWLKQRLGQETTIANAKGILKNFLIEPFVPHKQEEEFYVCIYAAREGDYVLFHHEGGVDVGDVDAKAQKLLVAVDEKLSESDVKKHLLQHAPANKKEILASFICGLFNFYEDLYFTYLEINPLVVTQDGVYILDLAAKIDATADYICKVKWGDVEFPPPFGREAYPEEAYIADLDAKSGASLKLTILNPKGRIWTMVAGGGASVVYSDTICDLGGVNELANYGEYSGAPSEQQTYDYAKTILSLMTREKHPEGKILIIGGSIANFTNVAATFKGIVRAIKDYQGPLKEHEVRIFVRRGGPNYQEGLRVMGEVGKTTGIPIHVFGTETHMTAIVGMALGHRPIPNQPPAAAHTANFLLNASGSPSTPAPSRTASFSESKPDGIAPAKKAKPTAPLGKATALFSRHTKAIVWGMQTRAVQGMLDFDYICSRDEPSVAAMVYPFTGDHRQKFYWGHKEILIPVYKNMSDAMRKHPEVDVLINFASLRSAYDSTIETMNYPQIRTIAIIAEGIPEALTRKLIKTADKKGVTIIGPATVGGIKPGCFKIGNTGGMLDNILASKLYRPGSVAYVSRSGGMSNELNNIISRTTDGVYEGVAIGGDRYPGSTFMDHVLRYQDTPGVKMIVVLGEIGGTEEYKICRGIKEGRITKPVVCWCIGTCATMFSSEVQFGHAGACANQASETAVAKNQALKEAGVFVPRSFDELGEVIQSVYQDLVAKRVIEPAEEVPPPTVPMDYSWARELGLIRKPASFMTSICDERGQELIYAGMPITEVFKEEMGIGGVLGLLWFQRRLPRYACQFIEMCLMVTADHGPAVSGAHNTIVCARAGKDLVSSLTSGLLTIGDRFGGALDAAAKMFSKAFDSGIIPMEFVNKMKKEGKLIMGIGHRVKSINNPDMRVQILKDYVKQHFPATPLLDYALEVEKITTSKKPNLILNVDGFIGVAFVDVLRNCGSFTREEADEYIDIGALNGIFVLGRSMGFIGHYLDQKRLKQGLYRHPWDDISYILPEHMTM, encoded by the exons ATGTCAGCCAAAGCCATCTCAGAGCAGACGGGGAAGGAGTTCTTGTACAAGTACATCAGCACATCCTCTGCCATCCAGAACCGCTTCAAGTATGCCCGGGTCACCCCAGACACGGACTGGGCACGGCTCACCCAGGACCACCCGTGGCTCCTGAGCGAG CGTTTAGTGGTGAAGCCAGATCAGCTCATTAAGAGACGTGGGAAGCTTGGACTGGTTGGGATTAACCTCACTCTGGATCAGGTGAAGGCTTGGCTCAAGCAGCGCCTGGGCCAGGAAACTACG ATTGCTAATGCAAAAGGAATCCTAAAGAACTTTCTGATTGAACCCTTTGTCCCTCACAAACAG GAGGAAGAGTTCTATGTGTGCATATACGCTGCCCGTGAGGGAGACTATGTCCTCTTCCACCACGAAGGGGGTGTGGATGTGGGAGATGTGGATGCCAAAGCTCAGAAGCTGCTCGTGGCAGTGGATGAGAAGCTCAGTGAGTCAGATGTGAAGAAGCATCTACTGCAGCATGCACCAGCTAACAAGAAGGA AATCTTGGCCAGCTTCATCTGTGGCCTGTTCAACTTTTATGAAGATCTGTATTTTACGTACCTCGAGATCAATCCATTAG TGGTGACTCAGGATGGTGTTTACATCCTTGATTTGGCTGCGAAGATTGACGCGACGGCAGACTACATCTGCAAAGTGAAATGGGGGGATGTGGAGTTCCCCCCTCCTTTTGGCAGGGAAGCTTACCCTGAG GAAGCCTACATTGCTGATCTGGATGCCAAGAGTGGGGCTAGCCTGAAGCTTACGATCCTGAACCCCAAAGGCAGGATCTGGACCATGGTGGCTGGTGGTGGTGCTTCAGTGGTGTACAG tGACACCATTTGTGATCTGGGGGGTGTGAATGAACTGGCAAACTATGGGGAGTACTCAGGAGCCCCAAGTGAGCAGCAGACCTATGACTATGCTAAAACCATCCTCTCCCTCATGACCCGAGAGAAGCACCCAGAAG GGAAGATCCTGATTATTGGAGGTAGCATTGCAAACTTCACCAATGTAGCAGCCACCTTCAAA GGCATTGTGAGAGCAATTAAGGATTACCAAGGCCCTCTGAAGGAGCATGAGGTGAGGATCTTTGTACGAAGAGGAGGCCCAAATTACCAGGAAGGGTTACGTGTCATGGGAGAAGTCG GGAAGACCACAGGGATCCCCATCCATGTGTTTGGCACGGAGACCCACATGACTGCGATCGTGGGCATGGCACTGGGCCACCGGCCCATCCCCAACCAGCCGCCCGCCGCAGCCCACACCGCAAACTTCCTCCTCAACGCCAGCGGCAGCCCCTCG ACTCCAGCACCAAGCAGAACTGCCTCCTTCTCCGAGTCCAAACCAGATGGCATTGCTCCAGCTAAGAAGGCAAAACCAACAGCACCTCTTG GTAAAGCCACAGCACTGTTCAGCCGGCACACCAAGGCAATCGTGTGGGGGATGCAGACCCGGGCTGTCCAAGGAATGCTGGACTTTGATTATATTTGCTCCCGGGATGAACCCTCAGTGGCTGCCATGGTTTATCCGTTCAC TGGTGACCACAGACAGAAGTTCTACTGGGGCCACAAAGAAATCCTGATCCCAGTCTACAAGAACATGTCAGATGCCATGAGGAagcacccagaggtggatgTTCTCATCAACTTTGCGTCCCTGCGCTCTGCCTATGACAGCACTATCGAAACCATGAATTATCCCCAG ATCCGCACCATTGCCATTATTGCCGAGGGCATTCCAGAGGCCCTGACACGCAAACTGATCAAGACAGCTGATAAAAAGGGAGTCACCATCATTGGGCCTGCAACT GTTGGTGGGATTAAGCCAGGTTGCTTTAAAATAGGCAACACAGGAGGCATGTTGGATAACATCTTGGCATCGAAGCTGTACCGTCCTGGCAGCGTGGCCTACGTGTCCCGCTCTGGGGGGATGTCCAATGAGCTCAACAACATCATCTCCCGAACCACTGACGGGGTCTATGAGGGGGTGGCCATCGGAGGAGACAG ATATCCTGGTTCAACTTTTATGGATCATGTCTTGCGTTATCAGGATACTCCAGGAGTGAAGATGATTGTAGTACTTGGGGAG aTCGGAGGCACAGAAGAGTACAAGATCTGCAGGGGCATCAAAGAAGGCAGGATCACCAAGCCAGTGGTGTGCTGGTGCATTGGTACCTGTGCCACCATGTTCTCCTCAGAG GTACAGTTTGGCCATGCAGGAGCTTGTGCCAACCAGGCTTCTGAAACAGCTGTAGCAAAGAACCAAGCCTTAAAGGAAGCTGGAGTGTTTGTTCCCCGGAGTTTCGATGAGCTGGGAGAGGTCATTCA GTCTGTGTACCAGGATCTTGTGGCCAAAAGAGTGATTGAACCAGCTGAAGAAGTGCCTCCCCCAACTGTGCCAATGGATTACTCCTGGGCAAGG GAGCTGGGACTGATTCGCAAACCAGCTTCCTTCATGACCAGCATCTGTGACGAGCGAGGACAGGAGCTGATCTATGCTGGGATGCCCATCACCGAGGTCTTCAAAGAGGAGATGGGAATTGGAGGCGTTCTAGGCCTGCTCTGGTTTCAGAGGAG GTTACCCAGGTACGCCTGCCAGTTCATTGAGATGTGCCTGATGGTGACAGCAGACCATGGGCCAGCCGTGTCTGGAGCCCACAACACCAttgtctgtgccagggctggcaAAGATCTGGTTTCAAGCCTCACTTCAGGCCTTCTTACTATT GGTGACCGGTTTGGGGGAGCACTTGATGCTGCAGCCAAAATgttcagcaaagcttttgacAGTGGGATTATCCCCATGGAATTTGTGAataagatgaagaaagaagggaagCTGATCATGGGCATTGGACACCGAGTGAAATCA ATAAACAACCCCGACATGAGAGTTCAGATTCTCAAGGACTACGTGAAGCAGCACTTCCCAGCCACTCCGCTGCTGGACTACGCACTTGAAGTAGAAAAAATCACAACTTCCAAG AAACCAAACCTTATCCTGAACGTAGATGGCTTTATTGGAGTGGCCTTTGTTGACGTGCTCAGGAATTGTGGCTCTTTCACACG GGAAGAAGCAGATGAGTATATTGATATAGGAGCTCTCAATGGCATCTTTGTACTGGGCAGGAGTATGGGATTCATTG GACACTACCTGGACCAGAAGAGATTGAAGCAGGGTCTGTACCGTCACCCCTGGGATGACATATCCTACATCCTACCGGAGCACATGACCATGTGA
- the ACLY gene encoding ATP-citrate synthase isoform X1 codes for MSAKAISEQTGKEFLYKYISTSSAIQNRFKYARVTPDTDWARLTQDHPWLLSERLVVKPDQLIKRRGKLGLVGINLTLDQVKAWLKQRLGQETTIANAKGILKNFLIEPFVPHKQEEEFYVCIYAAREGDYVLFHHEGGVDVGDVDAKAQKLLVAVDEKLSESDVKKHLLQHAPANKKEILASFICGLFNFYEDLYFTYLEINPLVVTQDGVYILDLAAKIDATADYICKVKWGDVEFPPPFGREAYPEEAYIADLDAKSGASLKLTILNPKGRIWTMVAGGGASVVYSDTICDLGGVNELANYGEYSGAPSEQQTYDYAKTILSLMTREKHPEGKILIIGGSIANFTNVAATFKGIVRAIKDYQGPLKEHEVRIFVRRGGPNYQEGLRVMGEVGKTTGIPIHVFGTETHMTAIVGMALGHRPIPNQPPAAAHTANFLLNASGSPSTPAPSRTASFSESKPDGIAPAKKAKPTAPLDSIPASRSGSGKATALFSRHTKAIVWGMQTRAVQGMLDFDYICSRDEPSVAAMVYPFTGDHRQKFYWGHKEILIPVYKNMSDAMRKHPEVDVLINFASLRSAYDSTIETMNYPQIRTIAIIAEGIPEALTRKLIKTADKKGVTIIGPATVGGIKPGCFKIGNTGGMLDNILASKLYRPGSVAYVSRSGGMSNELNNIISRTTDGVYEGVAIGGDRYPGSTFMDHVLRYQDTPGVKMIVVLGEIGGTEEYKICRGIKEGRITKPVVCWCIGTCATMFSSEVQFGHAGACANQASETAVAKNQALKEAGVFVPRSFDELGEVIQSVYQDLVAKRVIEPAEEVPPPTVPMDYSWARELGLIRKPASFMTSICDERGQELIYAGMPITEVFKEEMGIGGVLGLLWFQRRLPRYACQFIEMCLMVTADHGPAVSGAHNTIVCARAGKDLVSSLTSGLLTIGDRFGGALDAAAKMFSKAFDSGIIPMEFVNKMKKEGKLIMGIGHRVKSINNPDMRVQILKDYVKQHFPATPLLDYALEVEKITTSKKPNLILNVDGFIGVAFVDVLRNCGSFTREEADEYIDIGALNGIFVLGRSMGFIGHYLDQKRLKQGLYRHPWDDISYILPEHMTM; via the exons ATGTCAGCCAAAGCCATCTCAGAGCAGACGGGGAAGGAGTTCTTGTACAAGTACATCAGCACATCCTCTGCCATCCAGAACCGCTTCAAGTATGCCCGGGTCACCCCAGACACGGACTGGGCACGGCTCACCCAGGACCACCCGTGGCTCCTGAGCGAG CGTTTAGTGGTGAAGCCAGATCAGCTCATTAAGAGACGTGGGAAGCTTGGACTGGTTGGGATTAACCTCACTCTGGATCAGGTGAAGGCTTGGCTCAAGCAGCGCCTGGGCCAGGAAACTACG ATTGCTAATGCAAAAGGAATCCTAAAGAACTTTCTGATTGAACCCTTTGTCCCTCACAAACAG GAGGAAGAGTTCTATGTGTGCATATACGCTGCCCGTGAGGGAGACTATGTCCTCTTCCACCACGAAGGGGGTGTGGATGTGGGAGATGTGGATGCCAAAGCTCAGAAGCTGCTCGTGGCAGTGGATGAGAAGCTCAGTGAGTCAGATGTGAAGAAGCATCTACTGCAGCATGCACCAGCTAACAAGAAGGA AATCTTGGCCAGCTTCATCTGTGGCCTGTTCAACTTTTATGAAGATCTGTATTTTACGTACCTCGAGATCAATCCATTAG TGGTGACTCAGGATGGTGTTTACATCCTTGATTTGGCTGCGAAGATTGACGCGACGGCAGACTACATCTGCAAAGTGAAATGGGGGGATGTGGAGTTCCCCCCTCCTTTTGGCAGGGAAGCTTACCCTGAG GAAGCCTACATTGCTGATCTGGATGCCAAGAGTGGGGCTAGCCTGAAGCTTACGATCCTGAACCCCAAAGGCAGGATCTGGACCATGGTGGCTGGTGGTGGTGCTTCAGTGGTGTACAG tGACACCATTTGTGATCTGGGGGGTGTGAATGAACTGGCAAACTATGGGGAGTACTCAGGAGCCCCAAGTGAGCAGCAGACCTATGACTATGCTAAAACCATCCTCTCCCTCATGACCCGAGAGAAGCACCCAGAAG GGAAGATCCTGATTATTGGAGGTAGCATTGCAAACTTCACCAATGTAGCAGCCACCTTCAAA GGCATTGTGAGAGCAATTAAGGATTACCAAGGCCCTCTGAAGGAGCATGAGGTGAGGATCTTTGTACGAAGAGGAGGCCCAAATTACCAGGAAGGGTTACGTGTCATGGGAGAAGTCG GGAAGACCACAGGGATCCCCATCCATGTGTTTGGCACGGAGACCCACATGACTGCGATCGTGGGCATGGCACTGGGCCACCGGCCCATCCCCAACCAGCCGCCCGCCGCAGCCCACACCGCAAACTTCCTCCTCAACGCCAGCGGCAGCCCCTCG ACTCCAGCACCAAGCAGAACTGCCTCCTTCTCCGAGTCCAAACCAGATGGCATTGCTCCAGCTAAGAAGGCAAAACCAACAGCACCTCTTG ATTCAATCCCAGCCTCAAGATCTGGTTCAG GTAAAGCCACAGCACTGTTCAGCCGGCACACCAAGGCAATCGTGTGGGGGATGCAGACCCGGGCTGTCCAAGGAATGCTGGACTTTGATTATATTTGCTCCCGGGATGAACCCTCAGTGGCTGCCATGGTTTATCCGTTCAC TGGTGACCACAGACAGAAGTTCTACTGGGGCCACAAAGAAATCCTGATCCCAGTCTACAAGAACATGTCAGATGCCATGAGGAagcacccagaggtggatgTTCTCATCAACTTTGCGTCCCTGCGCTCTGCCTATGACAGCACTATCGAAACCATGAATTATCCCCAG ATCCGCACCATTGCCATTATTGCCGAGGGCATTCCAGAGGCCCTGACACGCAAACTGATCAAGACAGCTGATAAAAAGGGAGTCACCATCATTGGGCCTGCAACT GTTGGTGGGATTAAGCCAGGTTGCTTTAAAATAGGCAACACAGGAGGCATGTTGGATAACATCTTGGCATCGAAGCTGTACCGTCCTGGCAGCGTGGCCTACGTGTCCCGCTCTGGGGGGATGTCCAATGAGCTCAACAACATCATCTCCCGAACCACTGACGGGGTCTATGAGGGGGTGGCCATCGGAGGAGACAG ATATCCTGGTTCAACTTTTATGGATCATGTCTTGCGTTATCAGGATACTCCAGGAGTGAAGATGATTGTAGTACTTGGGGAG aTCGGAGGCACAGAAGAGTACAAGATCTGCAGGGGCATCAAAGAAGGCAGGATCACCAAGCCAGTGGTGTGCTGGTGCATTGGTACCTGTGCCACCATGTTCTCCTCAGAG GTACAGTTTGGCCATGCAGGAGCTTGTGCCAACCAGGCTTCTGAAACAGCTGTAGCAAAGAACCAAGCCTTAAAGGAAGCTGGAGTGTTTGTTCCCCGGAGTTTCGATGAGCTGGGAGAGGTCATTCA GTCTGTGTACCAGGATCTTGTGGCCAAAAGAGTGATTGAACCAGCTGAAGAAGTGCCTCCCCCAACTGTGCCAATGGATTACTCCTGGGCAAGG GAGCTGGGACTGATTCGCAAACCAGCTTCCTTCATGACCAGCATCTGTGACGAGCGAGGACAGGAGCTGATCTATGCTGGGATGCCCATCACCGAGGTCTTCAAAGAGGAGATGGGAATTGGAGGCGTTCTAGGCCTGCTCTGGTTTCAGAGGAG GTTACCCAGGTACGCCTGCCAGTTCATTGAGATGTGCCTGATGGTGACAGCAGACCATGGGCCAGCCGTGTCTGGAGCCCACAACACCAttgtctgtgccagggctggcaAAGATCTGGTTTCAAGCCTCACTTCAGGCCTTCTTACTATT GGTGACCGGTTTGGGGGAGCACTTGATGCTGCAGCCAAAATgttcagcaaagcttttgacAGTGGGATTATCCCCATGGAATTTGTGAataagatgaagaaagaagggaagCTGATCATGGGCATTGGACACCGAGTGAAATCA ATAAACAACCCCGACATGAGAGTTCAGATTCTCAAGGACTACGTGAAGCAGCACTTCCCAGCCACTCCGCTGCTGGACTACGCACTTGAAGTAGAAAAAATCACAACTTCCAAG AAACCAAACCTTATCCTGAACGTAGATGGCTTTATTGGAGTGGCCTTTGTTGACGTGCTCAGGAATTGTGGCTCTTTCACACG GGAAGAAGCAGATGAGTATATTGATATAGGAGCTCTCAATGGCATCTTTGTACTGGGCAGGAGTATGGGATTCATTG GACACTACCTGGACCAGAAGAGATTGAAGCAGGGTCTGTACCGTCACCCCTGGGATGACATATCCTACATCCTACCGGAGCACATGACCATGTGA